From a single Cryptococcus neoformans var. neoformans B-3501A chromosome 3, whole genome shotgun sequence genomic region:
- a CDS encoding hypothetical protein (HMMPfam hit to CAS_CSE1, CAS/CSE protein, C-terminus, score: 365.5, E(): 7e-107; HMMPfam hit to IBN_N, Importin-beta N-terminal domain, score: 69.4, E(): 9.2e-18), whose translation MQATPETLSLLTNYLSSTVSPDAHTRRSAEESLRQAEGQQGFLLLVLELVKADSVNMIVRQAGGVYFKNTVKRLWSGDEETQIDPADKAAIKSQLVPMMIALGTPQTSRLQSQIGEGLSHIASLDFPGEWEGLCDELVNSLTPDNFVINNGVLATAHSIFKRWRSQFRTNELYSEINFVLSRFCEPYYRLFQHVDQLLQTPPASLPTNSSILLLGQSLLLLIQLFHDLSSQDLPPFFEDHMTEFMGGDQPGWLRKYLDWEVEELKGDDDDEAPGPLQKIRSSICEIAELYAQKYSDVFTQLGSFVDGVWNMLTRVGTSTREDVLVSRALRFLSVVVKMGNHRAMFAASETLNAFCEKIILPNMAIREHEEEMFEDDPMEYIRRDLEPSTESDTRRQAATDFTRALMELFEKEVTGIIKGYISVFLQEYNKNPVGNWKSKDTAIYLLTSIASRGSTQQLGVTSTNVLVDVVDFFGQNVFSDLQAAPGSVHPILTVDAIKFLYTFRNQLTKDQLVSVLPLLVQHLASDNYVISSYAAITIERILFIKVERQALFTQADIRPFAENILMALFANIEKGGTPEKIAENDYLMKCVMRVIITARTSLTPSHEGILTRLVNIMGEISKNPSNPKFNQYCFESVSALIRFVCEGTPAALPTFENALFGPAQHILTNDVAEFIPYIFQILAQLLELHSPSELPPAYQALTGPLLSAALWEQRGNIPALVRIWKALLLRGAPSIVAAGQVQGLLGIFQRLAGSKVNDVWAFELVQALYEFVPIEVMRPFSQTVFVLLLNRLQGKPSTQFNHCFVYFFAFLANLDSVGADFLVGVLEGIQTGLFGNLLTGVILSNTQKITARNRKLVEVGLIKTLSRSDSLLVEPNRQFWPPIFLALLDMFTLPQDITYANPEGSGDITELDPEEAGFQSSFSKLGASEKTVSDPTAGVEDSKVFAAKELAKRSNEKPGMLGPLIEAAQKEEQVTVTNFVQFMATSGNTIS comes from the exons ATGCAGGCAACTCCAGAAAcgctctccctcctcacgAACtacctctcctccactGTCTCTCCAGACGCTCATACCCGTCGCTCTGCCGAAGAGTCTCTTCGTCAGGCTGAGGGTCAACAGGGCTTCCTGTTGCTCGTACTCGAGCTCGTCAAAGCCGACTCGGTTAATATGATCGTGAGGCAAGCTGGCGGTGTATACTTCAAGAACACTGTCAAGAGACTTTGGTCTGGGGATGAG GAGACACAAATCGATCCGGCCGACAAGGCAGCCATTAAATCACAACTTGTCCCTATGATGATTGCGTTGGGTACTCCTCAGACATCGCGACTGCAGAGCCAGATCGGAGAGGGCCTAAGCCACATCGCTTCCCTGGATTTTCCCGGTGAATGGGAAGGTCTCTGCGAC GAACTTGTGAACTCACTCACGCCAGATAACTTTGTCATCAACAACGGCGTCCTGGCCACGGCTCATTCTATCTTTAAGCG CTGGAGATCTCAATTCCGCACAAATGAGCTTTACAGCGAGATTAACTTTGTGTTGTCTCGTTTTTGCGAACCATATTACCGTCTTTTCCAGCATGTCGATCAATTGCTTCAAACGCCTCCTGCATCCCTTCCTACCAActcttccattcttcttttgggccaaagccttcttctccttatccAACTATTCCACGACTTATCTAGTCAAGATCTGCCTCCATTTTTTGAAGACCACATGACTGAATTCATGGGAGGCGATCAGCCTGGGTGGTTGAGGAAGTATCTGGACTGGGAAGTAGAGGAGCTCAAGggcgacgatgatgacgaggctCCTGGACCTTTGCAAAAAATTCGCTCATCTATCTGCGAAATAGCTGAATTGTATGCCCAGAAGTACTCGGATGTTTTTACCCAGTTGGGAAGCTTTGTGGATGGCGTCTGGAATATGTTGACCCGTGTCGGCACCAGCACCAGGGAAGATGTG CTTGTCTCTCGTGCACTGAGGTTCTTGTCCGTTGTGGTAAAGATGGGCAATCACCGTGCCATGTTTGCTGCTTCCGAGACGTTGAACGCTTTCTGCGAAAAGATCATTCTTCCTAACATGGCTATTAGAG AgcacgaagaagaaatgttCGAAGATGACCCAATGGAGTACATTCGACGTGACCTTGAGCCCTCCACCG AAAGCGACACCCGACGACAGGCTGCTACTGACTTCACCCGTGCTCTCATGGAGTTatttgaaaaagaagtcACGGGTATCATCAAAGGTTACATTTCTGTGTTCCTCCAAGAGTACAACAAAAATCCTGTAGGAAACTGGAAGTCCAAAGACACTGCCATTTACCTGTTGACCTCTATTGCCTCCCGAGGGTCTACCCAACAG CTTGGTGTCACCTCCACAAACGTCCTTGTCGATGTTGTTGACTTCTTCGGTCAGAATGTCTTTTCAGATTTGCAGGCAGCTCCCGGATCAGTTCATCCTATCCTCACTGTTGACGCTATCAAATTTTTGTATACTTTCCGCAACCAG CTTACCAAGGATCAACTCGTCTCGGTTCTCCCCCTCCTTGTCCAACACCTTGCCTCTGATAATTACGTCATCTCTTCCTATGCTGCTATTACCATTGAGCGCATCCTGTTCATCAAGGTTGAGAGACAGGCATT GTTCACTCAGGCCGATATCAGGCCATTTGCGGAGAACATCCTCATGGCTCTCTTCGCCAACATTGAGAAGGGGGGAACACCCGAGAAGATCGCTGAAAATGACTATCTCATGAAAT GTGTCATGCGAGTTATCATCACAGCCCGAACATCCCTCACGCCTTCACATGAAGGCATCCTCACTCGGCTCGTTAACATCATGGGCGAAATCAGCAAGAACCCAAGTAACCCCAAATTCAATCAGTACTGCTTTGAAAGTGTATCTGCATTGATCAGGTTTGTGTGCGAAGGAACTCCTGCAGCTTTGCCGACATTTGAAAACGCGTTATTTGGTCCCGCCCAACACATCTTGACCAACGATGTCGCCG AGTTTATTCCCTATATATTCCAAATTCTCGCCCAACTTCTGGAATTGCATTCCCCTTCCGAGCTTCCGCCTGCCTACCAGGCACTCACCGGTCCGCTTTTGTCTGCCGCTCTTTGGGAACAGCGCGGTAACATCCCTGCTCTTGTCAGAATATGGAAGGCTTTACTCCTTCGCGGTGCGCCTAGTATTGTGGCCGCAGGTCAGGTACAGGGATTACTGGGTATCTTCCAGAGATTGGCAGGAAGCAAGGTCAATGATGTTTGGGCGTTTGAGCTGGTTCAGGCACTGTATGAGTTTGTGCCCAT TGAAGTGATGCGGCCATTCTCCCAGACAGTCTTTGTGCTCCTTTTGAACCGACTTCAAGGTAAACCTTCGACCCAATTTAATCATTGCTTCGTTTATTTCTTCGCTTTCTTGGCCAATCTGGACAGCGTGGGCGCGGATTTCCTAGTTGGTGTTCTGGAAGGTATTCAGACTGG GCTGTTTGGCAACCTCCTGACTGGCGTCATCTTGTCCAACACCCAGAAGATAACCGCCAGGAATAGAAAATTGGTTGAAGTTGGTCTTATAAAGACTCTCTCTCGTTCAGATAGTCTTTTGGTAGAGCCGAACAGGCAGTTCTGGCCTCCCAttttccttgcccttctgGACATGTTCACTCTTCCGCAAGATATCACCTATGCCAATCCCGAAGGATCAGGTGATATTACCGAGCTGGATCCCGAGGAAGCCGGATTCCAGTCTAGCTTTTCCAAGCTGGGCGCGAGCGAGAAGACTGTGAGTGACCCTACTGCAGGCGTGGAGGATAGTAAGGTGTTTGCGGCGAAAGAATTAGCCAAGAGATCGAACGAGAAACCCGGAATG TTGGGCCCTCTCATCGAAGCGGCTcagaaggaggaacagGTGACAGTCACCAATTTTGTCCAGTTCATGGCGACTAGCGG GAACACGATTTCATAG